A genomic stretch from Hemicordylus capensis ecotype Gifberg chromosome 1, rHemCap1.1.pri, whole genome shotgun sequence includes:
- the C1H11orf96 gene encoding uncharacterized protein C11orf96 homolog: protein MMAAAAAAAKPAELMGICSSYQAVMPHFVCIAEEFPQPMRPAKPSKGKLRRPRQSRFKTQPVTFDEIQEVEEEGVSPMEEEKAKKSFLQSLECLRRSTQNLSLQREKLSSCSRLRNSLDSSDSDSAL, encoded by the coding sequence ATGATGGCAgccgccgcagccgccgccaAGCCTGCCGAGCTGATGGGCATCTGCTCAAGCTACCAGGCGGTCATGCCGCACTTCGTGTGCATCGCCGAGGAGTTCCCTCAGCCCATGCGGCCCGCCAAGCCGTCCAAGGGCAAGCTCCGCAGACCTCGGCAGTCCCGCTTCAAGACGCAGCCGGTGACCTTCGACGAGATCCaagaagtggaggaggaaggggtctcccccatggaggaggagaaagccaaGAAGTCTTTCCTGCAGTCCCTCGAGTGCCTGCGCAGGAGCACCCAGAACCTCAGCCTGCAGAGGGAGAagctcagcagctgcagcaggctgAGGAACAGCCTCGACTCCAGCGACTCCGACTCGGCCCTCTGA